The DNA segment TGATGTTTGGGAATTTTTTTCAACGGTTTTCTTCTTTGAACTTCCAGAAGCTTTAGTGCTGTTGAGGTTAAGCCATTTCTGCTCATACCTCAACACACACCACGCATGCTCAAGTGTAAATTTGGACTCCTGATCAGCATAAAATATGTCATGGGCCACCTTGAGAACATCATTCTCATGCTGACCACTACTAATTTGTCGCTCCGCAGCCGCATATGCACCACAAAACTTGTTAGTTTGATTATTGATTTTCTGCCACCTCTGCCTATAATGGAGTTGCTCGCAACTTTCACCACCATCTCCACCATTCAGAGCTGCAAAGAAATAATCTCCTACTCGTTTCCAGAATATCCCTGACTTTTGGTTATTGCCGACTATAGCATCCTTAGATGTGTTTAACCAGGCACAAATCAGCATCTCGTCCTCTGCAGGGGTCCATTTATGTCTCCTCCCACGCTCCACCGGTGTGTCTGTAGGTGGAGTTGGAGCCTCACATTGTTGTGAACTTAATTGAGGGATCTGTGAAGATCCAGAATGCAAACTCTCATAAGGAGAGTTCTCATGATGAACACTTTCGTGTTGACTGTGAAGAAGGCCAATATAACCAGCAGACTGGTTATACGAAATCCTTGGATCCATAGGATTAAGAAGAGAGAAGTGATAAGAGAATAGAAACCGGAATCTGAGAGAGTTATAccagagaagagagaaagaagatgatgaatattaaatcGTTCAGTGGAATGATGGTTTAATAGGTGAAACTTTAATTAACACTATCATAATGACCTAACTACAAAAGTACATCTCAGTTATTACACATTACACAACCATAATAACCTAACTACCAAGTGCATTAACTACCAAAAAAACCACCCTTGCAAACAGACTAGACTATCAATTCAGTATACAAACAAGAATACTTCATAACGGAAACAAGAGTTCAAGTCTACACGTTTTGGTTGCAACCAAACTAGATGTTTATTTCAGTATAGAAACTAGATTACGTCACGACTATTCATCACACAAATAATCTCTCCACCATTCATCACAGAAACAATAGTTCATGCTTACACGAGTTAATATACCAACTAGATTACTTGGGAGCTGAAGAGAAAGTTAATTACCTTGAGCTGTGGACGAAATGGTTGTTTCTCTTAGAGCTGTTTACTAATAGAAACCGGGTTATTGTAGTTGAACCTCACCTCACCTATTAACCTCAGAATCAAAAGAACAAACATATCAGTAAATAACCACACTCTGTCAAAGACTCTAGAGACGAAAAATTACTATCAGATTAATAACACAAacgaaaaaaaaagcaaaacaaagCAATCAAAGCAATGAACGAGTAAAAATTAGCCAATATCCCTAAATCGATTTTTGAAATCCCTATAATAGATATATAGCAAAGCAATCAAAGCAATGAACGAGTAAAAATTACTATCAGATTAATAACACAAACGAAAAAAATATACATGCAAATCCCAATAAAGTAGATCGAAAACGAGAACCAAATACATGCAAATCATACGGAGGAGGAACACCTACTCTTTCACCTTCGAATCACGGAATACGATGTTGATGAGAGAGGAGAACCGTCAACAGATCTGTCGAGAGAACCGTGGAGAGATCCAGAGTCGGGAGGAGATGCCTCGGGAGGAGATCCTCCGGGAGGAGAACCGTCAGAGAGGAGATGCGCCGTTGAGACAAAATCCCCCTTTCAATCACCGCGAGAGAGAACGGAAGAGACGAGGAAAGTGAAACTCGATCCAAAATCGATTTTGCCCTTACGAATTTTCATCCGCCATTCCCATGACGCCACGTATCTCCTAAGGACGAGACAAAAGACTTCTTAGTTAAGCAGTGTCCCTCGTAATATTggctaatttatatttaaattaaatacgaTTAATGCTAAGATATGTCATTAGCATCACCGATAATGTTGCCCTGAGTTGCAAGTTGGCAAAACCGCCATGTCGGAGTTCTACTATTACATCATACATGCACAGGGACGAAGCTAGTACAGCCACTATGGGGGCGCATGCatccataatattattaataatagcTATTTAGTATGCAAACGTTCAACCAAAATCAGTGAGTTGTGATGGTTTAATGCATAAGTGCACCCCCTCAGAATCTCAGTTTCGATTCCCTCTTAGCCCATCTAAATTTTGTATATCTTATGCACCCGTTAGAAAATGATCCTGGCTATGCAAAACACATTTGTCCAAATTATCGTGACTCAATAGTGAAATTACATCCACTCGTACACAAACGGACAAAATATAATTCTATCTGGAAATATCGCACATCAGACGCGTGCCATTTCTGGGCATGTGTCCAAAGTCCATAACCACCGGGTCCAACCTTTTTtgcatatttattttacatttaaagtcaaatttaaattgattgttaatatttttagtgaaTATATCTATATTTAACTAGAAATTTTTATGGCCATGCACAtgcacataaataataattttatgtataatatttgtttctatttcaaaagaaaaattcagTTTACATTGTGAAATTATTTGATTAGTTTTGATTTAGCTTTGTATTTGTTGATGAATACTTACAACTatttttgataatatatatacaaaatctgATATATaagttaatgtaaaatatatatttgtaactatatttagtttatttttattaatgtgacatatatatgtatattaatttaatgaTGATATATGAGTCATTAATTATtagtatatttaaataattttgctaaaataaatatatgtaaaataattaaattaaaggTTATATATGAGTTAATAGTCattacaatatttaaaaaatcttaccaaaaaatataaatttttataaggaaAATTGTACACGTCATAATAATTAGGTTAATGGCATCTACATCATTTTCCAAAAGTCATGCTATCATATTTTAGTAAGACTGAATATGGTGATGATAAATATGCAACTCATTTCAGAAATAATTATTAGGGGGATAAGgctctattttaatagtttaaattgAGTTTACTTAAATTTTGATTTGGGTCTATATCAGATACTAACTATGTATGTCTGCTTGTTCTATTGAAATCATTCAATTAAACCAAATAATCGTATATATATCTTTGTTTTTGTGCAACgaattgtgtatatatatatatatcaatattcaaaaaattgatCTACGAGACACATCGCCTAAGCGAATAATCGCTCATAAttgaaatgatttttaaaatccaATTTATCTGATTCAattttgtttagatttatttgacttgatttaaatttatttaaattggTAAAACTGGTTAAATTAAGTAACATATAAATTATGACTAATTTAGTTATATTGTcttcatcatcaatttttcaattttgtttttggtgtTATTTTCATAGGTTGTTTAAtttcttaattttgtttttagtgTTATTTCATAAgttgtttaatttgtttttaaatatatcttATCTTTATAATTCATCAAAGTAATTTTTAACTAGCacacataattttttaaaaatatagtataaatatataacttgtTAACGCCTACGCTTCATATATGCCTTGATTTGTACGTTTTGGGCCTTAATTCTATACAAAGTTTCAAGAACATTGATAGACATATAGACAAGTACATAATTAACCGTGAAATAAAAGGTATATTTGTACTTTTACTTTcttataaatgttattttaagatttttttgtttaacttgTTTTTATTAGTGgattgatattttataaattttattgtaCACCAGCTTCATTTCTTTAGCATGCAATTTGTTAATTAAAATtgttttatcataaattttaaaaagtagttTTGTCATAACTTTATAAAGCActatagaaaatagtttttcTCCTAGCCAGTAGGTGAAGAACTTTTGCAACTCAAACTTCCAAACCAGCTTAACTGCCTCGACACAAGAATTCAGAATCTGAATTGTACAATTCAGCAATTCTCAAGCAATCAAATTATCTTCACACTTGGGGGAAGTTTACAACGTCATCGACTTTACATGAACCATTCACTCGACGGGAATGCACCATTTTACCAGTAACAtaaaatacaaacaaataaaCAGTAGATAGCATAGTACAACTCCACATATCGGTGTATCTTTTACCAAACCACAAGTCACCACAACAATCACCAGATTAATGAAGTCCAGGTGTCTGATCTTCAAACTAAAGCACCTCAGGCAAGCCATATGCTGGAAGTAATATAGGTTTTCAGGCAATGGAAACCAGGTGCACTAGACCATAATAAAAAGTGAGGGAGCATTACGAGACAATAGAGTAGGGCCTGATCTCGTTGAAACGGCATGCCCTCTTAGAGGTAATGAACCCGTGGGTAGAGAGACACTGACTAAAAGTGCAACTGACCCATGACAGATAAAGAGTCACGCCTGCAGTTGGAATCTTTAGCGTTCAGGGAAAGAGTCGAGAACTGAGAGTCCAGATCTTTGCTACTTGCACGTTTGTGACTTGCTGATTGTTGACGAGTATGCTGTTGTTGTTGATACAGAGCTCGTAGTCTTCCAATCT comes from the Brassica rapa cultivar Chiifu-401-42 chromosome A01, CAAS_Brap_v3.01, whole genome shotgun sequence genome and includes:
- the LOC117127550 gene encoding glutathione S-transferase T3-like, producing MDPRISYNQSAGYIGLLHSQHESVHHENSPYESLHSGSSQIPQLSSQQCEAPTPPTDTPVERGRRHKWTPAEDEMLICAWLNTSKDAIVGNNQKSGIFWKRVGDYFFAALNGGDGGESCEQLHYRQRWQKINNQTNKFCGAYAAAERQISSGQHENDVLKVAHDIFYADQESKFTLEHAWCVLRYEQKWLNLNSTKASGSSKKKTVEKNSQTSTTSVGEQEIRPEGLKAAKAKRSNAKGKSVAEYTAVWEMRKEDLEREEKLSKLAILDTLLAKTEPLNEAEEVAKNKLFAEYI